In a single window of the Massilia oculi genome:
- a CDS encoding helix-turn-helix domain-containing protein, translated as MHAFQRRALLAFVGLLMASILLGLAGYRRSFLDVALLSGPGDGQAAWRVVPGGDASAGGASNVRVLDDGRRLRMALTVASGPAYPYAQANLFFAGADGEPAHADLTRYASISFVATCAPRNTLSLVAPTFEEGLSRRGDPASYRAPASFFSCSEQGSRVELDLTRMETPQWWFAHSGLPLSRQSYSLDQVPKLAIGSTFQTPRDVPLVVDVSSLTLHGRDLRWIFVPATALLLAWAGFGLWLFRAHARALRRELQDKLQKDLPIVAYQQLSLELPLEPRRDREKAAILQALASRYSDAELDLDAVVQAAGVNRNKVNEILKAELGFTFTGYLNKLRLTEAARLLAEKGSATVSEIAHTVGYNNASYFNKLFRQEYGCTPKAFRASLSGAPDAVAGQDTCTDTSGTIASTIRMTHATAGGAAYAGHSSPRKCDP; from the coding sequence ATGCACGCCTTCCAACGCCGGGCGCTGCTGGCCTTCGTGGGGCTGCTCATGGCGAGCATCCTGCTTGGCCTCGCCGGTTACCGCCGCAGCTTCCTCGACGTCGCGCTCCTGAGCGGTCCGGGCGACGGCCAGGCGGCCTGGCGCGTCGTTCCGGGTGGCGACGCGTCGGCCGGCGGCGCATCGAACGTGCGGGTGCTCGACGACGGCCGGCGCCTGCGCATGGCGCTGACCGTCGCCAGCGGCCCGGCCTATCCCTACGCACAAGCGAATCTGTTCTTCGCGGGAGCGGACGGAGAGCCGGCGCACGCCGACCTGACGCGTTATGCCTCGATATCCTTCGTCGCCACCTGCGCGCCGCGCAATACCTTGTCGCTGGTGGCGCCAACCTTCGAGGAGGGACTGTCCCGGCGCGGCGACCCGGCCAGCTACCGCGCTCCCGCGAGCTTCTTTTCCTGCAGCGAGCAAGGCAGCCGGGTCGAGCTGGACCTGACGCGCATGGAGACGCCGCAATGGTGGTTCGCCCATTCGGGGCTGCCGCTGTCGCGCCAATCCTACAGCCTGGACCAGGTGCCCAAGCTGGCCATCGGCAGCACTTTCCAGACGCCGCGCGACGTGCCGCTGGTGGTCGACGTCAGCAGCCTGACCTTGCACGGCCGCGACCTGCGCTGGATCTTCGTTCCCGCCACGGCCCTGCTGCTCGCCTGGGCCGGCTTCGGCCTGTGGCTGTTCCGCGCCCACGCGCGCGCCCTGCGCCGCGAGCTGCAGGACAAGCTGCAGAAGGACTTGCCGATCGTGGCCTACCAGCAGCTCTCGCTCGAGCTCCCGCTCGAGCCGCGCCGCGACCGCGAAAAGGCGGCCATCCTGCAGGCGCTGGCGAGCCGCTACTCTGATGCCGAACTGGACCTCGACGCCGTGGTGCAGGCCGCCGGCGTCAATCGCAACAAGGTCAACGAGATCCTCAAGGCCGAACTGGGCTTCACCTTCACCGGCTACCTGAACAAGCTGCGCCTGACCGAGGCCGCGCGGCTGCTGGCCGAAAAGGGATCGGCCACGGTTTCCGAGATCGCCCACACGGTCGGCTACAACAACGCCTCTTACTTCAACAAGCTGTTCAGGCAGGAGTATGGCTGCACGCCAAAGGCGTTCCGCGCCTCGCTGTCCGGCGCGCCGGATGCGGTTGCGGGTCAGGACACCTGCACTGACACGTCCGGCACGATTGCTTCAACTATCCGCATGACCCACGCCACGGCGGGCGGCGCGGCGTATGCTGGCCATTCCTCACCACGGAAATGCGATCCATGA
- a CDS encoding GH39 family glycosyl hydrolase yields MRIQPFVRPLLAAALTLTFSALPFSALAQQRTIDVDVTQVQGKLDRMFNLSVGAGRANEGLRADWQQQLAEIRRDAGFRYIRFHGLLSDDMGVYRIDAQGKEQVNFQYIDALFDYLLSIGIKPFVELGFMPNAMASGSKTIFWWRGNVTPPRDYGQWERLIEALARHWTERYGRDEVASWYFEVWNEPNLDGFWAGTQDEYFRLYTHAARAIKRVDPAYRVGGPATAGAAWIPEMIAHADKNKVPLDFVSTHSYGVSQGFLDEFGTTGTILSKDDMAVASDVLKNRKEIAASPMPKLELHYTEWSSSYTPADPTHDSYHQAAYILKKLKQSSGAVQSMSYWVFTDIFEEPGPRFEAFHGGFGLMNTQGIKKPAYFAYQFLNQLGHTELKNADKDSWATRDDKGNAQVLLWDVTHTLPDKVNNQQFYARDLPPKVKGQVAVTLRGLKPGAYAMTVSQVGYKQNDAFTAYIGMGSPKQLTRQQVTTLKAHATGKPSRQQTVTVGADGRLATSLPLRENDVYLLQFAPAK; encoded by the coding sequence ATGAGAATTCAGCCATTCGTCCGGCCCTTGCTGGCCGCCGCGTTGACATTGACTTTCAGCGCGCTGCCTTTCAGCGCGCTCGCGCAGCAGCGCACTATCGACGTCGACGTCACCCAGGTCCAGGGCAAGCTCGACCGCATGTTCAACCTGTCGGTCGGCGCCGGCCGCGCCAACGAAGGCTTGCGCGCCGACTGGCAGCAGCAACTGGCCGAGATCCGGCGCGACGCGGGCTTTCGCTACATCCGCTTCCACGGCCTCCTGTCCGACGACATGGGCGTGTACCGGATCGACGCCCAGGGCAAGGAACAGGTCAACTTCCAGTACATCGATGCGCTGTTCGACTATCTGCTGAGCATTGGCATCAAGCCCTTCGTCGAGCTGGGCTTCATGCCCAATGCCATGGCCAGCGGCAGCAAGACGATCTTCTGGTGGCGCGGCAACGTCACGCCGCCGCGCGACTATGGCCAATGGGAGCGCTTGATCGAGGCCCTCGCGCGGCACTGGACCGAACGCTATGGCCGCGACGAGGTGGCGAGCTGGTACTTCGAGGTGTGGAACGAACCGAACCTGGACGGCTTCTGGGCCGGGACCCAGGACGAGTACTTCCGCTTGTACACCCACGCGGCGCGCGCCATCAAGCGCGTCGACCCGGCCTACCGGGTCGGCGGGCCCGCCACGGCCGGCGCGGCCTGGATACCCGAGATGATCGCCCATGCCGACAAGAACAAGGTGCCGCTGGACTTCGTCAGCACCCATTCCTATGGCGTGAGCCAGGGCTTCCTGGACGAATTCGGCACCACCGGGACGATCCTCAGCAAGGACGACATGGCGGTGGCCAGCGACGTGCTGAAAAACCGCAAGGAAATCGCCGCCTCCCCCATGCCGAAGCTCGAGCTGCACTACACCGAATGGAGTTCGTCCTACACCCCGGCCGATCCGACCCACGACAGCTACCATCAGGCCGCCTATATCCTGAAAAAGCTCAAGCAGAGCAGCGGCGCCGTGCAGTCGATGTCGTACTGGGTCTTTACCGATATCTTCGAGGAGCCCGGTCCGCGCTTCGAGGCCTTCCACGGCGGCTTCGGCCTGATGAACACGCAGGGCATCAAGAAACCGGCCTATTTCGCCTACCAGTTCCTGAACCAGCTCGGCCACACCGAGCTGAAGAACGCGGACAAGGATTCCTGGGCGACGCGCGACGACAAGGGCAATGCCCAGGTCCTGCTATGGGACGTGACCCATACGCTGCCCGACAAGGTCAACAACCAGCAGTTCTACGCCAGGGACTTGCCCCCGAAGGTTAAGGGCCAGGTTGCGGTGACGCTGCGCGGCCTGAAGCCGGGCGCCTATGCGATGACGGTGTCGCAGGTCGGCTACAAGCAGAACGACGCCTTCACCGCCTATATCGGCATGGGCTCGCCGAAGCAACTGACCCGGCAGCAGGTAACGACGCTCAAGGCCCACGCCACCGGCAAGCCGTCGCGGCAACAGACGGTCACCGTCGGCGCCGATGGACGGCTGGCCACCAGCCTGCCGCTGCGCGAGAACGACGTCTACCTGCTCCAGTTCGCCCCGGCAAAATGA
- a CDS encoding SAM-dependent methyltransferase, translating into MLIITIKQGKEPSILAGDPWIYQSAIEKVEGKPHERNKIGVTAVVQSSSRRFLARAAYNGKSQIAARVWTLREDEAIDHALIKRRVGAAIERRLDTWRAVGPDALIQLVDGEKDGLPGLVVQGYGGPGGYLVCQFNAGGVDLWKVPVVQALLAATGCPNVYERCDALVRKAEGLPFAPGALAGEEPPQRLMVRTREKLAPMDIRTGFTYPR; encoded by the coding sequence ATGCTCATCATCACCATCAAGCAGGGCAAGGAACCATCCATCCTTGCCGGCGACCCGTGGATCTACCAGTCCGCCATCGAGAAAGTCGAGGGCAAGCCGCACGAACGCAACAAGATCGGCGTCACCGCCGTCGTGCAGTCGTCGTCGCGCCGCTTCCTGGCGCGCGCCGCCTACAACGGCAAGTCGCAGATCGCGGCCCGTGTCTGGACCCTGCGCGAGGATGAAGCGATCGACCATGCGCTGATCAAGCGCCGCGTGGGCGCCGCCATCGAACGCCGTCTCGATACCTGGCGTGCGGTCGGGCCGGATGCGCTGATCCAGCTGGTCGACGGGGAGAAGGACGGCCTGCCTGGCCTGGTGGTGCAGGGCTATGGTGGCCCTGGCGGCTACCTGGTCTGCCAGTTCAACGCCGGCGGCGTCGACCTGTGGAAGGTGCCGGTAGTGCAGGCGCTGCTGGCCGCCACCGGCTGTCCCAACGTCTACGAGCGTTGCGACGCGCTGGTGCGCAAGGCCGAAGGATTGCCGTTCGCGCCGGGCGCCCTGGCCGGCGAGGAGCCGCCGCAGCGCCTGATGGTGCGCACCCGCGAGAAGCTGGCGCCGATGGATATCCGCACCGGCTTCACCTACCCGCGCTGA
- a CDS encoding SGNH/GDSL hydrolase family protein has protein sequence MNIIPYAAGLVLAGLLALAPACALETVAPDHQHLQYTGRIDVGDRRAPVLSWPGTSVAATFTGTSLAIVLDDQHGKNYYNVFLDGDTERPIILQLDKGKKRYLVANGLRPGAHRLLLTKRTEGEEGATVFLGLELDDTASLQPPPARPGRRIEFFGDSITSGMGNEAPDDGEDHHGKDKNNYRSYAAIAARQLGAEAHFTSQGGIGIMISWFPFTMPDFYDQLSAVGDNDSRWDFSRWTPDVVVVNLMQNDSWLIGRDHKLQPEPDEAQRIAAYQAFVARVRSLYPNAYIVCALGSMDATRPGSPWPGYVKTAVGNLQAAGDRRIDTLFFPFTGYGKHPRVAQHQANADLLTAFVRQRMGW, from the coding sequence ATGAACATCATTCCCTACGCGGCTGGCCTGGTCCTGGCTGGTCTCCTCGCCCTGGCGCCAGCCTGCGCGCTCGAGACGGTGGCGCCCGACCACCAGCACCTGCAGTACACCGGACGAATCGATGTCGGCGACCGCCGCGCGCCGGTGCTGAGCTGGCCCGGCACGTCGGTGGCGGCCACCTTCACCGGCACTTCGCTGGCCATCGTCCTCGACGACCAGCATGGCAAGAACTATTACAACGTCTTCCTCGACGGCGACACCGAGCGCCCGATCATCCTGCAGCTCGACAAGGGCAAGAAGCGCTATCTGGTGGCCAACGGGCTGAGGCCTGGCGCGCATCGGCTGCTGCTGACCAAGCGCACTGAGGGCGAGGAGGGCGCCACCGTGTTCCTCGGCCTGGAGCTGGACGATACAGCGTCATTGCAGCCGCCGCCGGCCAGGCCGGGACGGCGGATCGAGTTCTTCGGCGATTCCATCACCAGCGGCATGGGCAACGAAGCCCCTGACGATGGCGAGGACCATCACGGCAAGGACAAGAACAACTACCGCTCCTATGCCGCGATCGCGGCCCGCCAGCTGGGCGCCGAGGCGCATTTCACCTCGCAGGGCGGCATCGGCATCATGATCAGCTGGTTCCCGTTCACCATGCCCGATTTCTACGATCAGCTGAGCGCCGTCGGCGACAACGACAGCCGCTGGGACTTCTCGCGCTGGACGCCGGACGTGGTGGTGGTGAACCTTATGCAGAACGACAGCTGGCTGATCGGGCGCGACCACAAGCTGCAGCCGGAACCCGATGAGGCGCAGCGGATCGCGGCTTACCAGGCCTTCGTCGCGCGTGTGCGGTCGCTGTATCCGAACGCCTATATCGTCTGTGCGCTCGGCAGCATGGATGCGACCCGGCCCGGTTCGCCGTGGCCGGGCTACGTCAAGACAGCGGTCGGGAATCTCCAGGCAGCGGGCGACCGGCGCATCGATACGCTGTTCTTCCCGTTCACCGGCTATGGCAAGCACCCGCGGGTGGCGCAGCACCAGGCGAATGCCGACTTGCTGACTGCTTTTGTGCGGCAAAGAATGGGGTGGTAG
- a CDS encoding glycoside hydrolase family 31 protein, translated as MCTRQTQVAAAVLFLASGLQAHAGTFQQTATGIEVRPDTGAKVVRLNLMSDNIIQVVKLAEENRKLTPSLMTVATPCADKCAFTVAPGKDAVQLKAGKIAATVSLKDGQVQFFDAAGKRFLAQASESMKPVDVGGKPFLAIKQGFNHGTEDAYYGLGQHQNNQMNYNGEDVLLAQHNMIAAVPFVVSDKGYGLLWDNNAISRFGDATPYDHMSRDLVLRSLDGRQAGLTARYYVDGKLALTRQEKDIDYQYLKDVDENWPKELKPAKDLKNVRVVWEGTMSSDKPGVHKMQLYSSDYARLTVDGKEVMDVWRMGWNPWYHNFEVHFEKNRPVKLHLEWKPSGGMVAITHNNPLPAPERHSLTMSSEIAEAINYHVISADSMDGAIAGYRHLTGQAPMMPKWAYGFWQSRQRYETQQQLLDALGEYRKRGWPLDNIVQDWFYWPEDGWGSHDFDKTRFPDPKGMVDAVHKQNARIMLSVWGKFYANTDNYKELASKGHMWTKNVENGSRDWVGKGYLNSHYDPYTKEAREIYYRQLKPKLVDLGFDAWWMDNTEPDVLSNSRLEDFKQLIGPTVYGAGEITFNPYSLVSTGAMIDGLKRDQPDKRQFILSRSGFAGIQRNAVAVWSGDTVGRWNNLYDQIASGTNMSMSGIPNWTHDIGGYAQEVRFQTGDVGSAQENRATRSTAANPEDMEEWRELNHRWFQFGAFTPLFRSHGEVVKREIYNIAAGDDAMRDNMVWWLKLRYRLMPYIYTVASDTHYRSGTMMRGLAMDFPNDDKARNVKDQYMFGPSFLVAPVYAYKARQRQVYLPAGADWYDFHTGERHQGGATRTIAAPRERMPLFVRAGSVITAGPVTQYVDEKPDAPLTVFVYAGANGVATLYEDDGVTNAYQRGEASRIPISYDDKAGVVRIGERVGRYQGMVEKREFRVRVIKPGVSTAADMDAADKSVIYDGKPVSVKL; from the coding sequence ATGTGTACGAGACAGACCCAGGTGGCAGCCGCGGTGCTGTTCCTCGCCTCCGGGCTCCAGGCCCATGCGGGCACTTTCCAGCAGACCGCCACCGGCATCGAGGTCAGGCCCGACACCGGCGCCAAGGTGGTGCGCCTGAACCTCATGAGCGACAACATCATCCAGGTGGTCAAGCTCGCCGAGGAAAACAGGAAGCTCACGCCTTCGCTGATGACGGTGGCCACGCCCTGCGCCGACAAATGCGCATTCACGGTGGCGCCGGGCAAGGATGCGGTGCAGCTCAAGGCCGGCAAGATCGCCGCCACAGTCTCGCTCAAGGACGGCCAGGTCCAGTTCTTCGACGCCGCCGGCAAGCGCTTCCTGGCCCAGGCGTCCGAGTCGATGAAACCGGTGGACGTCGGCGGCAAGCCCTTCCTGGCGATCAAGCAGGGCTTCAACCACGGCACGGAGGACGCCTATTACGGCCTGGGCCAGCACCAGAACAACCAGATGAACTACAACGGCGAGGACGTGCTGCTGGCCCAGCACAATATGATCGCCGCCGTGCCGTTCGTGGTGTCGGACAAGGGCTACGGCCTCCTGTGGGACAACAACGCGATCTCGCGCTTCGGCGACGCCACGCCCTATGACCATATGTCGCGCGACCTGGTCTTGCGCAGCCTTGACGGCAGGCAGGCCGGCCTGACCGCGCGCTACTACGTCGACGGCAAGCTGGCGCTGACGCGCCAGGAAAAGGACATCGACTACCAGTACCTGAAGGACGTGGACGAGAACTGGCCGAAGGAACTCAAGCCGGCCAAGGACCTCAAGAACGTGCGCGTGGTGTGGGAAGGCACCATGAGCAGCGACAAGCCGGGCGTGCACAAGATGCAGCTCTATTCGTCGGACTACGCCAGGCTGACGGTGGACGGCAAGGAAGTGATGGACGTGTGGCGCATGGGCTGGAACCCGTGGTACCACAACTTCGAGGTCCATTTCGAGAAGAACAGGCCGGTCAAGCTGCACCTGGAATGGAAGCCGTCGGGCGGCATGGTGGCCATCACCCACAACAACCCGCTGCCGGCGCCCGAGCGCCATTCGCTGACCATGTCGTCCGAGATCGCCGAGGCGATCAACTACCACGTGATCAGCGCCGACAGCATGGATGGCGCGATCGCCGGCTACCGCCACCTGACAGGCCAGGCGCCAATGATGCCGAAATGGGCCTATGGCTTCTGGCAGTCGCGCCAGCGCTACGAGACGCAGCAGCAGCTGCTCGACGCGCTGGGCGAATACCGCAAGCGTGGCTGGCCGCTCGATAACATCGTGCAGGACTGGTTCTACTGGCCCGAGGATGGCTGGGGCTCGCACGACTTCGACAAGACCCGCTTCCCGGATCCGAAAGGCATGGTCGACGCCGTCCACAAGCAGAATGCGCGCATCATGCTGTCGGTGTGGGGCAAGTTCTACGCCAATACCGACAACTACAAGGAGTTGGCGTCCAAGGGCCATATGTGGACCAAGAACGTCGAGAACGGCTCGCGCGACTGGGTCGGCAAGGGTTACCTGAACAGCCACTACGACCCGTACACCAAGGAGGCACGCGAGATCTACTATCGCCAGCTCAAGCCGAAGCTGGTCGACCTGGGCTTCGACGCCTGGTGGATGGACAATACCGAGCCCGACGTGCTGTCGAACAGCCGCCTGGAAGACTTCAAGCAGCTGATCGGTCCGACCGTCTACGGCGCCGGCGAGATCACCTTCAATCCCTACAGCCTGGTGAGCACCGGGGCCATGATCGATGGCTTGAAGCGCGACCAGCCCGACAAGCGCCAGTTCATCCTGTCGCGCTCGGGCTTCGCGGGCATCCAGAGGAACGCGGTGGCGGTGTGGAGCGGCGACACGGTCGGGCGCTGGAACAATCTGTACGACCAGATCGCGTCGGGCACCAATATGTCGATGTCGGGCATTCCGAACTGGACCCACGACATCGGCGGCTACGCCCAGGAAGTGCGGTTCCAGACCGGCGACGTCGGCTCGGCCCAGGAAAACCGCGCTACCCGCAGCACCGCGGCCAATCCGGAAGACATGGAAGAGTGGCGCGAGCTGAACCATCGCTGGTTCCAGTTCGGCGCCTTCACGCCGCTGTTCCGTTCGCACGGCGAGGTGGTCAAGCGCGAGATCTACAACATCGCCGCCGGCGACGACGCGATGCGCGACAATATGGTGTGGTGGCTGAAGCTGCGCTACCGTTTGATGCCGTATATTTACACCGTCGCATCCGATACCCACTACCGCTCGGGCACCATGATGCGCGGCCTGGCGATGGACTTCCCGAACGACGACAAGGCCAGGAACGTCAAGGACCAGTATATGTTCGGGCCTTCGTTCCTGGTGGCGCCGGTCTACGCGTACAAGGCGCGCCAGCGCCAGGTCTACCTGCCGGCCGGCGCCGACTGGTATGACTTCCATACCGGCGAGCGTCACCAGGGCGGCGCCACCCGCACCATCGCCGCGCCGCGCGAGCGCATGCCGCTGTTCGTCAGGGCGGGTTCGGTGATCACCGCCGGCCCGGTGACCCAGTACGTCGACGAGAAGCCGGATGCGCCGCTGACGGTGTTCGTCTACGCCGGGGCGAATGGCGTGGCGACCCTGTACGAGGACGACGGCGTGACGAATGCCTACCAGCGCGGCGAAGCCAGCCGCATTCCGATCAGCTACGACGACAAGGCAGGCGTGGTGCGGATCGGCGAGCGCGTCGGCCGCTACCAGGGTATGGTGGAGAAGCGCGAGTTCCGCGTGCGCGTCATCAAGCCTGGCGTGTCGACCGCGGCCGACATGGATGCGGCGGACAAGTCGGTGATCTATGACGGCAAGCCGGTGAGCGTCAAGCTGTAA
- a CDS encoding GH35 family beta-galactosidase: MNQIARRLAPLCLMLASAGAAAADPELPRLVEKDGRHALMVDGAPFLMLAGQAHNSSNYPGALPKVWAALEDAHANTLEMPVAWEQVEPKEGEFDFSFLDTLIAQARENDIRLVIVWFGTWKNTGPGYLPEWVKFDNRRFPRMKDKDGKTVYSHSPFGEQTLALDRRAFVRMMEHIRKIDSGHRTVIMVQVENEVGTYGVARDHGERAEAAFRQPVPAAVLARQKPKVAGVTQGNWRQVYGDYADQYFHSWAIASYIESIAGAGRAAYDLPMFVNAALRAPSLDGKPAAPWKSDFASGGPTWDVIDIYKAAAPHIDLAAPDIYMPESNKVTAVLKSYQRPDNALMVPEMGNAAGYARYVYQIVGMGALGVAPFGLDYFDYSNYPLGSKFTDRRMIAPFASVYGVFAPMQRQWARWAFEGRTHGVAEGDDRAPQTVALQGWKATVSFREFQFGERQYLKDKSEYKEGTEKPGGGVAIAQVGENEFVLVGQQARVKFAGDGPNAGKPSLLARVEEGRFDANGRWVMERNWNGDQTDYGLNLPATPVVLKVRLGTYQE; this comes from the coding sequence ATGAACCAGATCGCCCGCCGCCTGGCGCCGCTATGCCTGATGCTGGCCAGCGCCGGTGCGGCGGCCGCCGACCCCGAGCTGCCGCGGCTCGTCGAAAAAGATGGCCGGCACGCCCTGATGGTGGACGGCGCGCCGTTCCTGATGCTGGCCGGCCAGGCCCACAACTCCAGCAACTATCCGGGCGCCTTGCCCAAGGTCTGGGCGGCGCTGGAGGATGCGCACGCCAATACCCTCGAGATGCCGGTCGCATGGGAACAGGTGGAGCCGAAGGAAGGGGAGTTCGACTTCAGCTTCCTCGACACCCTGATTGCGCAGGCGCGTGAAAACGATATCAGGCTCGTCATCGTCTGGTTCGGTACCTGGAAGAACACGGGGCCGGGCTACCTGCCGGAGTGGGTCAAGTTCGACAACCGACGCTTCCCGCGCATGAAGGACAAGGACGGCAAGACGGTCTACAGCCATTCGCCGTTCGGCGAGCAGACCCTGGCGCTCGATCGCCGCGCCTTCGTCAGGATGATGGAGCACATCAGGAAGATCGACAGCGGCCACCGTACGGTGATCATGGTGCAGGTCGAGAACGAGGTGGGCACCTACGGCGTCGCGCGCGACCATGGCGAAAGGGCCGAGGCGGCCTTCCGCCAGCCGGTGCCTGCCGCGGTGCTGGCGCGCCAGAAGCCGAAGGTGGCGGGCGTGACCCAGGGCAACTGGCGCCAGGTGTATGGCGACTACGCCGACCAGTACTTCCATTCCTGGGCCATCGCCAGCTATATCGAGTCGATCGCCGGCGCGGGGCGCGCGGCGTACGACCTGCCGATGTTCGTCAATGCCGCCCTGCGCGCGCCTTCGCTCGACGGCAAGCCTGCGGCGCCGTGGAAATCGGACTTCGCCAGCGGCGGGCCGACCTGGGACGTGATCGACATCTACAAGGCGGCGGCGCCGCACATCGACCTGGCGGCGCCCGACATCTACATGCCGGAATCGAACAAGGTGACGGCGGTGCTGAAATCCTACCAGCGGCCCGACAACGCGCTGATGGTGCCGGAGATGGGCAATGCGGCGGGCTATGCGCGCTATGTGTACCAGATCGTCGGCATGGGCGCCCTGGGCGTGGCGCCGTTCGGGCTCGACTACTTCGACTACAGCAATTACCCGCTGGGCTCGAAGTTCACCGACCGCCGCATGATCGCGCCGTTCGCCAGCGTGTATGGCGTGTTCGCGCCGATGCAGCGCCAGTGGGCGCGCTGGGCCTTCGAGGGCCGCACCCATGGCGTGGCAGAGGGCGACGACCGCGCGCCGCAGACGGTGGCGCTGCAGGGCTGGAAGGCGACCGTGTCGTTCCGCGAATTCCAGTTCGGCGAGCGCCAGTACCTGAAGGACAAGAGCGAATACAAGGAAGGAACCGAGAAGCCGGGCGGCGGCGTGGCCATCGCCCAGGTCGGGGAGAACGAGTTCGTGCTCGTCGGCCAGCAGGCGCGGGTCAAGTTCGCGGGCGATGGCCCGAACGCGGGCAAGCCCTCGCTGCTGGCGCGGGTGGAGGAAGGGCGTTTCGACGCCAATGGCCGCTGGGTCATGGAGCGCAACTGGAACGGCGACCAGACGGACTATGGCCTCAACCTGCCGGCGACACCGGTGGTGCTGAAGGTCAGGCTCGGGACCTACCAGGAATAA